In Dehalococcoidia bacterium, the following are encoded in one genomic region:
- a CDS encoding PRC-barrel domain-containing protein has protein sequence MLREASALLGQAIDACDGRLGTIEDLYFDDQDWRVRYVVVQVGLPFRRSYVLIEPADIQQSDCTVPRLHVWLTRAEARERTAASSQLTVGEQRRDLQHGASLSRRVGAQLGIQPDDRQLLEEAQRVMAADPHLRSVRSVRAYRLCAREGAAGRVRDFVVDDGTWAVCHIEAEVELFIGKKPVLVLPQSIEAVDFDARTVRVGLSRHALGGAPRFQRLALMSRLYMMCVYDYYASATGAPLMRESRTPRHDTIEARMLLSTME, from the coding sequence ATGCTTCGTGAAGCAAGCGCGCTGCTCGGACAGGCCATCGACGCGTGCGATGGGCGGCTCGGCACGATCGAAGACCTGTACTTTGACGATCAGGACTGGCGTGTGCGCTACGTCGTGGTGCAGGTGGGATTGCCGTTCCGCCGTTCGTACGTGCTCATCGAGCCCGCTGACATCCAACAGTCAGACTGCACAGTCCCGCGCCTGCACGTATGGCTCACGCGGGCGGAAGCCCGCGAGCGGACCGCTGCCAGCAGTCAGCTGACCGTCGGCGAACAGCGGCGCGACCTGCAACATGGGGCTTCGCTATCGCGGCGGGTGGGCGCCCAGCTCGGCATCCAGCCTGACGACCGCCAATTGCTCGAAGAAGCGCAGCGCGTGATGGCCGCCGACCCGCACTTGCGGAGCGTCCGCTCGGTACGCGCGTATCGACTGTGCGCGCGTGAAGGAGCGGCGGGCCGCGTGCGTGACTTCGTCGTCGATGACGGGACGTGGGCGGTCTGCCACATCGAGGCTGAAGTGGAACTGTTCATCGGCAAGAAGCCGGTGCTCGTGCTTCCGCAGTCGATCGAAGCGGTCGACTTCGATGCGCGGACGGTGCGCGTCGGGCTCTCGCGGCACGCGCTGGGCGGCGCGCCGCGGTTCCAGCGGCTGGCGCTGATGAGCCGCCTGTACATGATGTGTGTGTACGACTATTACGCCTCGGCTACGGGCGCGCCGCTGATGCGCGAATCACGGACGCCGCGTCACGACACGATCGAAGCGCGCATGCTCCTGTCGACGATGGAATAA
- a CDS encoding DUF6081 family protein — translation MTTETDRGTTTQVYGGYADLMKPESLWVIGGFPGWEFREPDAVVIVQNGVMRVAAVPLTRGNGAVQILDNAKHMYFSRETFAVPSGGEITVELDIRAQKLNGVANDFYDGFVSVNLLDFTTGMAVDFFVSNECFATVYARLPFPGSPEPEGAGQKFFAMFKEQPLPNGEQRMHRYAMTYNHGSDELFFSVDGERVNHEVNVPKMGQFIIALGLMTEKDIVNGESASCHGQGLIGEWGPVTITKRSTT, via the coding sequence ATGACCACCGAGACGGACCGCGGCACGACGACGCAGGTGTACGGCGGCTACGCCGACCTGATGAAACCCGAGAGTCTGTGGGTGATCGGCGGGTTCCCCGGCTGGGAGTTCCGCGAGCCCGATGCCGTCGTCATCGTCCAGAACGGCGTCATGCGTGTCGCGGCGGTCCCGCTGACGCGCGGGAACGGCGCCGTGCAGATCCTCGACAACGCCAAGCACATGTATTTCTCGCGCGAGACATTCGCCGTGCCGTCGGGCGGCGAGATCACGGTCGAACTCGACATCCGCGCACAGAAGCTCAACGGCGTTGCGAACGACTTCTACGACGGGTTCGTCTCCGTGAATCTCCTCGACTTCACGACCGGCATGGCGGTCGATTTCTTCGTGTCGAACGAGTGCTTCGCCACCGTCTACGCGCGCTTGCCGTTCCCGGGATCGCCGGAGCCGGAGGGTGCGGGCCAGAAGTTCTTCGCGATGTTCAAGGAGCAGCCGTTGCCGAATGGCGAGCAGCGGATGCATCGCTATGCGATGACGTACAACCACGGGTCCGATGAACTGTTCTTCTCTGTCGATGGCGAGCGCGTCAACCACGAAGTCAACGTGCCGAAGATGGGCCAGTTCATCATCGCGCTCGGGCTGATGACGGAGAAAGACATCGTTAACGGCGAGAGCGCATCCTGCCACGGCCAGGGGCTGATCGGCGAGTGGGGCCCGGTGACGATCACGAAGCGGTCGACAACATAA